The proteins below are encoded in one region of Microscilla marina ATCC 23134:
- a CDS encoding M57 family metalloprotease has translation MKKSSFLTVMLAVAIAAFTFSCKQQENNVTPAPVTKNGISQQVIDNFLKLGIDARDAKYGEVTNPLTGKTQVGYTLEGDMFVSKEKYDEMLTGDVIAGLNGEQYRTSNLVSNNQTIDVIGYTANNSNGLSSTLQNGLRWAVDNYNRLNIGLRFNLTFGTNFQPKDIVVYQVSGNGGGSAGFPSGGAPYKWVQIQAGTANFGTNVAEHVIGHEIGHCLGLRHTDYFNRSISCGSGGNEGSAGVGAIQIAGTPGQFNIDMNSLMLACFSSNEDGEFSNFDIIALENLY, from the coding sequence ATGAAGAAGAGTTCTTTTTTAACCGTAATGCTTGCAGTAGCAATTGCTGCATTTACTTTTTCTTGTAAGCAGCAAGAGAACAATGTAACTCCAGCTCCAGTAACTAAAAATGGCATAAGTCAACAAGTGATTGACAATTTTTTAAAACTAGGCATTGATGCCCGTGATGCCAAATATGGAGAAGTAACCAATCCACTGACTGGCAAAACACAAGTTGGTTATACACTTGAAGGAGACATGTTTGTATCTAAAGAAAAGTATGACGAGATGTTAACAGGTGATGTCATAGCAGGACTAAATGGTGAGCAATACCGCACTTCTAACCTCGTAAGCAATAACCAAACAATTGACGTGATTGGTTACACTGCTAACAACTCTAACGGACTAAGCTCTACATTGCAAAATGGTCTACGTTGGGCTGTGGATAATTACAACCGTTTGAACATTGGTTTACGTTTTAACCTTACTTTTGGAACTAACTTCCAACCTAAAGACATTGTTGTATATCAGGTAAGTGGTAATGGTGGAGGATCAGCTGGATTCCCAAGTGGTGGAGCTCCTTATAAGTGGGTTCAGATTCAGGCTGGAACTGCCAACTTTGGTACTAACGTAGCTGAGCACGTAATTGGCCACGAAATTGGACACTGCTTAGGCTTACGTCACACTGACTACTTCAACCGCTCTATTAGCTGTGGTTCTGGTGGAAACGAAGGTTCTGCTGGGGTAGGGGCTATCCAAATCGCAGGAACTCCTGGTCAGTTTAATATTGATATGAACTCTTTAATGTTGGCTTGTTTCAGCTCTAACGAAGATGGTGAGTTCTCTAACTTTGATATCATTGCATTAGAGAATCTATACTAG
- a CDS encoding thermonuclease family protein codes for MFEPIIDFWKKLPESTQYILIIVGVIIVLFFVYRCLKIFGLFFGAIFRGKITRIYKVVDGDTIHVGTKKNKKTVRLIGVDTPESLRSMYMNVQPFGKEASDYAKKRLKKGQRVVLRYDKEKEDKFGRLLAYVYLGNGELFNASLVKHGYAFAKRYKPNVKKAPYFEKLEAKAKSRKKGLWKIYKNPKELRAQYKKSAAYRKFKMKH; via the coding sequence ATGTTTGAACCAATCATTGACTTTTGGAAGAAACTGCCTGAGTCTACCCAATACATTCTGATTATAGTAGGCGTAATCATTGTGTTATTTTTTGTGTATCGTTGTTTGAAAATATTTGGATTATTCTTTGGTGCTATTTTCCGGGGTAAAATTACCAGGATATACAAGGTGGTAGATGGGGATACTATACATGTGGGTACCAAAAAAAACAAAAAAACGGTGCGATTGATTGGTGTAGACACCCCTGAGAGTTTGAGGTCAATGTATATGAATGTGCAACCCTTTGGTAAAGAAGCTTCTGATTATGCTAAAAAACGACTCAAAAAAGGTCAAAGGGTAGTATTAAGATACGATAAAGAGAAAGAGGATAAATTTGGTCGTTTGCTTGCCTATGTATACTTGGGCAATGGAGAGTTGTTCAATGCTTCTCTGGTAAAGCATGGGTATGCTTTTGCCAAACGTTATAAGCCCAATGTAAAGAAAGCCCCCTACTTTGAAAAACTGGAAGCCAAAGCCAAATCTAGAAAGAAAGGACTGTGGAAGATTTACAAAAATCCAAAAGAGTTGCGTGCCCAATACAAAAAATCAGCGGCTTATCGCAAGTTTAAAATGAAACATTAG
- a CDS encoding ABC transporter permease family protein, with product MNKILNKIFRSRQSLGQFLFAGLGFLLGLLMLLLSVQLYIQVNKVLNPKNTYPEYLIVSKQVGLGNMLTMARASFRKKDLRSLKRQPFVEDIGEFKSNQYKVIAFAKGKIPFYSELFFESVPDQMIGEIPEGWGWKEGQKLIPVIISKNFLDLYNFGYALGNGFPQISKSTIGLLKVSIRIEGPQGKASFKGRVVGFSERIPSMIVPESFMDWANKNIGRNEEVNPSRLILKVKNPADPAIANYFEKKRIQINKDRLNASKAGGVIKIVMSVISILGAFFIALSFVIFMMSFRVVLAESKNEIKLLIQLGYTAQMIGKNLIYFFIAFVCGLSVLTFGLVYYGIQLTQRFMIDSGLEVTPGIEPITILVGLAFTGLTIGINILVVMRLLSKQA from the coding sequence ATGAATAAGATACTGAATAAAATTTTTCGCTCTCGCCAAAGCCTTGGGCAATTTTTATTTGCCGGATTGGGTTTTTTGTTAGGTCTGCTTATGTTGTTACTTTCAGTGCAACTATACATTCAGGTAAATAAAGTGCTCAACCCTAAAAACACCTATCCTGAATACTTGATTGTAAGCAAACAAGTAGGATTAGGTAATATGTTGACTATGGCACGGGCTAGTTTTCGCAAAAAAGATCTTCGCAGTCTGAAACGACAGCCATTTGTAGAGGATATAGGTGAGTTTAAGTCTAACCAATACAAAGTAATTGCTTTTGCTAAAGGGAAAATCCCCTTTTATTCTGAACTATTTTTTGAGTCAGTGCCTGACCAAATGATAGGTGAAATACCTGAAGGGTGGGGTTGGAAAGAAGGGCAAAAGTTGATTCCGGTAATTATTTCTAAAAACTTTTTAGACTTATACAATTTTGGTTATGCTCTGGGTAATGGGTTTCCTCAAATATCTAAATCAACTATTGGCTTACTCAAAGTAAGTATACGCATAGAAGGACCTCAGGGTAAGGCAAGTTTTAAAGGCAGAGTGGTAGGTTTTAGTGAACGTATTCCATCTATGATTGTACCTGAAAGCTTTATGGATTGGGCAAACAAAAATATTGGACGCAACGAAGAGGTAAACCCCTCGCGTTTGATACTTAAGGTAAAAAACCCGGCAGACCCTGCCATTGCAAATTACTTTGAAAAAAAACGGATTCAAATTAATAAAGACCGCTTGAACGCCAGCAAAGCAGGTGGTGTAATCAAAATAGTCATGTCGGTGATCAGTATTTTAGGGGCGTTTTTTATTGCATTATCGTTTGTTATATTTATGATGAGCTTTAGGGTGGTGCTTGCAGAGTCTAAAAACGAAATTAAGCTTTTGATACAACTAGGGTACACTGCCCAAATGATTGGCAAAAACCTCATCTACTTTTTTATTGCATTTGTTTGTGGCTTGTCAGTGCTTACTTTTGGTTTGGTATATTACGGCATTCAACTTACCCAACGCTTTATGATTGACAGTGGACTGGAGGTTACTCCAGGTATTGAGCCTATTACCATTTTGGTGGGGTTGGCATTTACGGGGCTTACTATAGGCATTAATATTTTGGTAGTTATGCGCCTACTCAGCAAACAAGCTTGA
- a CDS encoding M57 family metalloprotease, with the protein MKKNTLFTAVLAVVMAAFTFSCKQQEGNVNPVKTNPISTEVIAQFKSLGIDARDAKFGEVTNELTGEKQTGYTLEKDLFVSEKQLAEMLSSSVKTGPGGEQYRTTNLVNGTRTIRVIGYTGGSFALTSKMRSGLQQAVASYNALPLRLSFSLSFATSTNADIVVYKVSGGAGGSAGFPSGGNPYKWVRINSGTDAYSTAVNRHVIAHEIGHCIGFRHTDWFNRSISCGSGGNEGTAGVGAIHIPGTPTTNVTRNTSIMVSCFNSGSNGVFTSSDVTALNFLY; encoded by the coding sequence ATGAAAAAGAACACATTGTTCACCGCAGTGCTTGCTGTTGTAATGGCTGCATTTACTTTCTCTTGTAAGCAACAAGAAGGAAACGTAAATCCAGTAAAAACCAATCCTATCAGCACAGAAGTAATAGCACAGTTTAAAAGCTTGGGTATAGATGCCCGTGATGCTAAATTTGGTGAAGTAACCAATGAGTTAACTGGTGAAAAGCAAACAGGATACACCTTAGAGAAAGACCTGTTTGTTTCTGAAAAGCAATTAGCAGAAATGCTGAGCAGCAGTGTAAAAACAGGTCCTGGTGGTGAACAATACAGAACCACCAACCTAGTAAACGGTACTCGTACAATTAGAGTAATTGGATACACTGGCGGTTCTTTTGCCTTAACCAGTAAAATGAGAAGCGGTTTACAGCAGGCAGTTGCCAGCTACAACGCTTTACCATTGCGCTTAAGCTTTAGTCTTTCTTTTGCTACCAGTACCAACGCCGACATTGTAGTATACAAAGTAAGTGGTGGTGCAGGTGGATCAGCTGGATTCCCAAGTGGAGGTAACCCTTACAAGTGGGTAAGAATCAACTCTGGAACTGACGCTTACTCAACTGCAGTAAACAGACATGTAATTGCGCACGAAATTGGTCACTGTATCGGTTTCCGTCATACTGACTGGTTCAACCGTTCTATCAGCTGTGGTTCTGGTGGAAACGAAGGAACTGCTGGGGTAGGTGCTATCCATATTCCTGGTACTCCAACTACCAATGTTACAAGAAATACTTCTATTATGGTATCTTGCTTTAACTCTGGCTCAAATGGTGTATTTACATCTTCTGACGTAACTGCTTTGAACTTTCTATACTAA